From Microbacterium sp. LWH7-1.2:
TTCGGGTCGGTGCCGAGCGTCTTCGCCGAGAAGGATGGCCTCTACTCGATCGGAAATGCGGGAGCCGACGTCTGGAGCGGCGGTAGCCAGTCTGACGACGAGTACGGCACGATCTTCTCGCCGGATGGGTTCCACGATGGCTCCGTCATGACCGTCCGCGTCGACAGCGAGGACGCGGTCAACGCGTGGACCAAGGCAGGCCTGGTCGTTCGCGACGACCTCACGAAGCCGCGGCAATCGCTCGGCTACCTGGCCCTCGTCGTCACCCCCTCCAACGGCATCACGTACAACTACGACTCGAATAGAGACGGGCTGCTCGACGCGTCGTACCAGGTCCGGAACGTGAAGGCCCCGGTATGGCTGCGGCTCACTCGCACCGGCGCCGCCGTGTCGGCCGCTTACTCGAGCAACGGCACCGCGTGGACCGCTGTCGGGTCACCCGTCACCCTCGTCGCCCCCCAGGCGACGCAGGACGCCGGAATGATCTTCACCTCCCACGACCGCAACAAGTTCGGCACAGCGGTCTTCAGCGGCTTCACCGGCGTTCCGCCGGTCGATACGGTGGCGCCGGTGGTGTCGGCGAGCACGACCCCGGCGACTGCGGGTGGTCAGAATGGCTGGTTCGTGTCGCCGGTGTCGGTGAGCGTGTCGGCGTCGGATGAGGGCTCGGGTGTGGCGAGTGTGGAGTATCGGCTGGGTGAGGGGGCGTGGAGTGGGTACTCCTCGCCGGTGTCGATCCCGGAGGGTGCAACGACGTTCAGTTATCGTGCGACCGATGAGGCGGGCAATGTGTCGGAGGTCACGCAGCTGCCGGTGAAGGTCGATGGCGTCGCGCCGGTGACTTCGGCGGTGGTGTCGCCCGGTTCGGGTGTGGTGCTGGCGGGGTCGACGGTTTCGGCGACGTTCGCCGCGTCGGATGAGACCTCGGGTGTCGCCGGCACGGAGTATTCGACCGATGGCGGGGCGACCTGGGTTGCGGCGACGGCGGCGGGTGTGTCGTTCACCGAAGTGGGCGCGCACGTTGTGACGTACCGGTCGGTGGACGCGGCGGGCAATGTCGAGGCGGCCAAGAAGGTCACCCTCACTGTCGTTCAGCCACGGACCTTCACGGGCTTCTACGCCCCGGTGGATATGGCGGGTGTGGTGAACGTGGTCAAGAGCGGTTCGACGGTTCCGTTGAAGTTCGAGTTGTTCTTCGGTGAGGAGGAGCTGACGTCGACGACCGCGATCGAGTCGTTGCGGACGGTGCAGCATTCGTGCGATCCGGCCGCCCCGACCGATGAGGTCGAGACGGTTGTCACGGGTGGTACGTCGTTGGTCTACGACGAGGAGGCGGGGCAGTTCCAGTACAACTGGAAGACCTCGAAGGGCACCACGGGGTGCGTCGACGTGATCGTGCGCAGCACGGACGGGGTCGAGCTGAAAGCCCAGTTCCGTCTGAAGTAGACCGCACCGGCACCGGGCGCGGGCCGGCCGGGACACCACCCCGGCCAGCCCGCCCCGACAGCCCATCCCGAACTCTGGTCCCACCACGAGATAGGTCACCATGACCATTCACCCCCTGCCATCGGGCGGTGGCTTCGCTTGCGATGATCGCCGTCCTCGTCGCCGGAAATGTCGCTCTGGCGGGGGCGCGGTCCTTTCTGCTCCCGTGCCGACTGCGCCTGCGGGTGCGACGGTGATCACGGGCGGCCTGGCCGCGTGTCGGTTGGCGGAGCGGACCATTCGCGTTGGCGTGGGGGCGTACCGATGGTGGGCGCCCCCTGGTATCGAAGGAGATCCATGAACAATTCGCAATCAATGAGCTTCCGAGTTCTCGCGGCCGCCGGGGCGGTGGCAGTGATACTCGGAACGCTCGTGCCAGCCGTGCCGGCCCAGGCTGCCCCCACCCCTTCCGGAACCGGTTACGTCGACCCGTGGGGTGACAACGGGGACGGCACGTACACCAATCCTGTGTTGGGGGCGGACTATGCCGATCCGGACGCCATCCGAGTGGGTGACGATTACTGGGCGGTGACGTCCACGTTCGTCGACGCTCCGGGGGTGTCGGTCATCCACTCCAAGGACATGGTCAACTGGGAGACCGTCGGAGCAGGGTTCGACGACATCACCAAGCTCGGCGGATCCACGACCTTCAACGGCTTCAGCAATTACGGAGCCAACCGTTACAACTGGACCGGGATGTCGGAGTACAACAGGGGGGTCTACGCGCCATCGATCAAGTACAACCCTCTGAACAAGACGTTCTACATCGCCGTCAACACAGTGACCGGGGGCATGTTCGTCGCCTCGACGAAGGACCCGGCGGGGCACTGGGACATGCGTATCCTCAAGGACAAGTTCGGGCGCGACCTCGTCACCTCGCTCTGGACCGACCCGACGCTGTTCTTTGACGAGAAGTACGACCAGAACGGCAAGCTCGTCGACGTCGACGTGTACTACGCGGTGGCGCACGTCGCAGGGACGAGTGGCTCGGACAAGCCCGACCCGCTCCAGCCGGACGTTCGCGGCAACGTGCTCTTCACGGTCGATGACAACGTGACGACGCTCACGAACGCCGACATGAGCAAGTACGACCTCACCTACACCAACTCGTCGGGTGCCCAGGTGACGCTTGCCGGGCAGGGCCTGCTCGGCGGGGACCTTTTCGGCGGGAAGCGCGCCGGCCCGGAGTGCAACAAGATCTACAAGCGCGGGGAGTACTACCACCTCTTCTACTGCGACTTCCAGGGCAGGAAGAACAACCTGAACGAGGGCGGTATCAGCGGCGCCGGGTCGTACATGCTGCGGTCGAAGAACCTCTACGGCACTCTGGCGGACGGGACGCCGGGCAGCCCGGGGAATGTCGGGACGTATGAGGTGAAGTACCTGGCGAACGACACGCTTCCGCTGCAGGGCGGATTCATCGACACCCCCGACGGCGACTGGTACTTCTTCGCTCAGAAGAACGACGGCACCCAGGGTGGCGCGCGTGGACGTCAGGCACATCTTCTACCAGTCGACTGGCCGGTCGACGGCTGGCCGGTCCTCGGCCGCCAGCTCGGTGTCAACGGGCTGGGCACGATGGTGTGGACGGCACCGAAGCCGGTTGTGCGTGACATCGAGAAGGATGCCTCGGGCGACGACACCTATCCGGGTATCCCGACGGGATCACCCAAGACCTACCCGATCACGAGTCCGCAGGGCAGCGATGACTTTACCGCCGGCACGCTCGACGGCCGATGGATGTGGAACCATCAGCCGCGTTCGGGCTACTGGAGCCTCTCCGAGCGACCCGGCTGGATGCGCCTGAAGGCGTTCAACACCACCAACCGCGCCGGCAACTTCTTCCTGGCCGGCGACACGCTCCACCAACGCCATCTGGGCTCCGATCAGACCCAAAGCGCGATTCGACTCGACATCAGTCGGATGACCGACGGGCAGCGTGCCGGGCTCGTGCACTTCAACGGCGGGACGCAGTCCAACGCCATCGCGGTGCAACGCCTCTCGGGCGTCAACCGGATCATCACGGAATCGAACAACGTCGTCGTCGCCGTCGCCGACCTGCCCGCAGGGGTATCCGTGGTGGATCTGATCTCCCGAACCGACCGCGACCAGAACGTCGCGTATTACTACAGCGTCGATGGCGGCACGAGTTTCCAGCTCGCAGGAACCCAGAAGCTGACAGCCTTCGGCGGGTACCGCGGCGACCGGATCGGCATCTTCAGCTACAACGACTCGTACGTCGACAACAACTCCGACAGTCGTAACGACGCGGACGGCGCTCTGCCAGGATCCGTGGACGTGGACTCCTTCCGCTATGAGGCATCCGCCCCGAAGGTCGAGGGCACGGGGTTCCTCACGAAGGGATCGGTCTACTTCACGAACACGGGACAATCGTCAGAGGTCGAGTTCTACCGCCACGGCGCGAACGGCCAGACCCAGCGGGTCTCGAACGCTGAGCTGACCGTCTCTTCTTCAGCGCCCGACGTCGCGTCCGTGGCGGACGGCGTGATCCGCCCTGGCAAGAAATCCGGCACGGCCACGATCACCGTGACGTATCAGGGGCGCCCTTACGTCGCGGACGTGACCGTCGACCTCACCGTGCCGAAACCGATCCTCAACTACACTTTCGACGGTGACGCCGGTGCGAAGATCACGGACTCCTCAGGCAACGGCTTCGACGGAACGTATGTCGCTCCGGCACCGGTAGCCCCTGTCCCGGGTGTTCACGGTTCGGCCGTGAACCTCTCGGGAGGTCCGCGCACCAACACGTCGGCCCCGTACATCACGATCCCGAACGGCGTGCTCGACGGCATCGGAGGATTCACGGTGTCTGCGTGGGTGCGCTGGACGGACTCGTCCACCTCATTCGCGAACATGTTCTGGCTCGGGGGTGCAGGAACAGGCGGCGGGGCCAACCGGTACCTCTACATGACCCCGCGCGGGCCAGGATCCTCCTACGCCGTCGGTCTGAAGCCGACCAACACGGCGGGAGAGGCGCGCGCCCAGGACAGCAACGGCGCGCTCCCCACCGGCAAGTGGACCCACGTGACGGTCGTGGTCAACCCGGCGAACAACACCACGACGCT
This genomic window contains:
- a CDS encoding PxKF domain-containing protein, with the protein product MNNSQSMSFRVLAAAGAVAVILGTLVPAVPAQAAPTPSGTGYVDPWGDNGDGTYTNPVLGADYADPDAIRVGDDYWAVTSTFVDAPGVSVIHSKDMVNWETVGAGFDDITKLGGSTTFNGFSNYGANRYNWTGMSEYNRGVYAPSIKYNPLNKTFYIAVNTVTGGMFVASTKDPAGHWDMRILKDKFGRDLVTSLWTDPTLFFDEKYDQNGKLVDVDVYYAVAHVAGTSGSDKPDPLQPDVRGNVLFTVDDNVTTLTNADMSKYDLTYTNSSGAQVTLAGQGLLGGDLFGGKRAGPECNKIYKRGEYYHLFYCDFQGRKNNLNEGGISGAGSYMLRSKNLYGTLADGTPGSPGNVGTYEVKYLANDTLPLQGGFIDTPDGDWYFFAQKNDGTQGGARGRQAHLLPVDWPVDGWPVLGRQLGVNGLGTMVWTAPKPVVRDIEKDASGDDTYPGIPTGSPKTYPITSPQGSDDFTAGTLDGRWMWNHQPRSGYWSLSERPGWMRLKAFNTTNRAGNFFLAGDTLHQRHLGSDQTQSAIRLDISRMTDGQRAGLVHFNGGTQSNAIAVQRLSGVNRIITESNNVVVAVADLPAGVSVVDLISRTDRDQNVAYYYSVDGGTSFQLAGTQKLTAFGGYRGDRIGIFSYNDSYVDNNSDSRNDADGALPGSVDVDSFRYEASAPKVEGTGFLTKGSVYFTNTGQSSEVEFYRHGANGQTQRVSNAELTVSSSAPDVASVADGVIRPGKKSGTATITVTYQGRPYVADVTVDLTVPKPILNYTFDGDAGAKITDSSGNGFDGTYVAPAPVAPVPGVHGSAVNLSGGPRTNTSAPYITIPNGVLDGIGGFTVSAWVRWTDSSTSFANMFWLGGAGTGGGANRYLYMTPRGPGSSYAVGLKPTNTAGEARAQDSNGALPTGKWTHVTVVVNPANNTTTLFRDGMAVAGTNSSATGASLFQTGAAQTGQIGRSQFADPFFGGDIDDFRIYGSALNASRVAELADVTAPSLAAALDPAAPDGENGWYVGAVSAKAVASDAQTGITRLEYRTSPSGTWTAYESPIPAPEGTTEYDFQAVDSAGNTTTAHLSVKRDTTAPVTSAVVSPGSGVVLAGSTVSATFAASDETSGVAGTEYSTDGGATWVAATAAGVSFTEVGAHVVTYRSVDAAGNVEAAKKVTLTVVQPRTFTGFYAPVDMAGVVNVVKSGSTVPLKFELFFGEEELTSTTAIESLRTVQHSCDPAAPTDEVETVVTGGTSLVYDEEAGQFQYNWKTSKGTTGCVDVIVRSTDGVELKAQFRLK